The proteins below come from a single uncultured Dethiosulfovibrio sp. genomic window:
- a CDS encoding cation:proton antiporter subunit C — MMANLPFFVVGLLFLMGLISVIVENNLVKIAIGVCLMESAANMFLVVLGYRFNGDIPIHFLPGPVDVFVLPTPQAMTLTAIVIAFASSALMLSLVVMLYRHYGTLDVREIRRLRG, encoded by the coding sequence ATGATGGCTAATTTACCTTTCTTCGTGGTAGGGCTGCTTTTCCTGATGGGGCTTATCTCGGTTATCGTCGAGAATAACCTCGTCAAGATAGCCATAGGGGTCTGCCTCATGGAGTCCGCCGCCAATATGTTTTTGGTGGTCCTGGGTTACCGTTTTAACGGAGATATTCCTATCCACTTTCTCCCTGGCCCGGTGGACGTGTTCGTCCTTCCCACCCCTCAGGCCATGACCCTTACTGCTATAGTCATAGCCTTTGCATCGTCGGCCCTCATGCTTTCGTTGGTGGTCATGTTGTACCGGCACTACGGAACCCTG
- a CDS encoding MnhB domain-containing protein — protein sequence MKPLSIVARTVCDLFAWFLVIFGVYVIVHGDITPGGGFQGGAIVASFMALLLVAHGGKKVLEWVKLSVYWGLMFFGLLLFIFLGIGGIKHGTFMYNFLSIPHDVAVNSTHGIIPFSGNIGLMDLAVGIEVAGALTIILIVMFRWMMTDVSEKSGKETGYDG from the coding sequence TTGAAGCCGTTATCCATAGTAGCGAGGACGGTCTGTGACCTTTTTGCCTGGTTTCTGGTCATTTTTGGGGTTTACGTAATCGTTCACGGCGATATCACCCCTGGTGGAGGGTTCCAGGGAGGGGCTATCGTGGCGTCCTTTATGGCCCTGCTTCTCGTCGCTCACGGAGGCAAAAAGGTCTTAGAGTGGGTGAAGCTGTCGGTCTACTGGGGTCTGATGTTCTTCGGCCTGCTCCTGTTTATATTTTTGGGGATAGGTGGGATAAAACATGGGACTTTTATGTATAATTTTCTCTCCATTCCCCACGACGTGGCGGTAAACTCCACTCATGGCATAATCCCCTTCTCAGGGAACATCGGTCTGATGGACCTGGCGGTGGGGATAGAGGTAGCTGGGGCACTGACTATCATTCTCATAGTGATGTTCCGATGGATGATGACCGACGTGTCCGAGAAGAGCGGAAAGGAGACAGGTTATGATGGCTAA